One window of Atribacter laminatus genomic DNA carries:
- a CDS encoding thiamine pyrophosphate-dependent dehydrogenase E1 component subunit alpha — protein MLRIRLFESKVLDLFLKNYIRGPVHLYLGEEAIAVGVCSALQKDDYITSTHRGHGHCIAKGGDVKKMMAELLGKSTGYCKGKGGSMHITDMSLGILGANGIVGAGTPIAVGAGYALHLQKSNQIVACFFGDAATNQGSVHEAMNMASIWKLPVLFICENNLYGISTCIRDVCRLDDIAKRAEGYGFSGITIDGNDFFQVYETTKTAVEKIRQNGGPILIEAKTYRHEGHDIGDPEVYRSSKEVEQWKQKDPLLRMERDLLDRNILTQDIIDQMRSQIRKEIDQAVQFAFDSPEPPKEELLTDIFVKEGEL, from the coding sequence ATGCTTCGAATACGATTATTTGAATCTAAAGTCCTCGATTTATTTCTTAAAAACTATATTCGTGGACCAGTTCATTTGTATTTAGGAGAAGAGGCTATTGCAGTTGGAGTATGTTCGGCACTTCAAAAAGATGATTATATAACCAGTACCCATCGTGGCCACGGACATTGTATCGCTAAAGGTGGCGATGTTAAAAAAATGATGGCTGAGCTATTGGGGAAAAGCACCGGTTATTGCAAAGGGAAGGGCGGATCAATGCATATTACCGATATGAGCTTGGGGATATTAGGAGCTAACGGGATAGTCGGCGCTGGAACACCCATTGCCGTTGGTGCCGGATATGCACTTCATCTTCAAAAAAGTAACCAAATAGTTGCCTGTTTCTTTGGCGATGCTGCTACCAATCAAGGTTCGGTTCATGAGGCGATGAACATGGCTTCAATCTGGAAGCTTCCAGTTTTATTTATTTGCGAAAACAATCTTTATGGCATTAGTACCTGTATCCGTGATGTTTGTCGATTGGATGATATTGCAAAAAGAGCTGAAGGGTATGGATTTTCAGGAATAACCATCGATGGTAACGACTTTTTCCAGGTTTATGAGACGACAAAAACAGCGGTAGAAAAGATCCGGCAAAATGGTGGACCGATATTAATCGAGGCTAAAACCTATCGACACGAAGGTCATGATATTGGAGATCCTGAAGTTTACCGATCCAGTAAAGAAGTGGAACAGTGGAAGCAAAAAGATCCGCTGTTAAGAATGGAAAGAGATTTACTTGACCGAAATATTTTAACTCAGGATATCATTGACCAAATGAGAAGCCAAATACGAAAAGAAATTGATCAGGCGGTTCAATTCGCTTTTGATAGTCCGGAGCCGCCAAAAGAAGAATTACTAACCGATATTTTTGTGAAAGAAGGAGAACTATGA
- a CDS encoding HpcH/HpaI aldolase family protein: MDIKNLRKNLQQGKIVVGSEVNEVRSPAIAEIYAAAGLDFIVVDMEHTSFTISEASQIYRMARNCGIAPIVRIPAIDYEVICRNLDQGARGIVVPRITSAEEVLQVIEMMKYPPKGKRGLYPGGTATGYCPTSPADFIQDQNDTTLLIVQIENQQAVQNLDSILSIPEIDVILIGPADLSLSIGHPCEFIHEDVLLLIRKVIQRCRDFKIPSGVAYANPSLARSWISEGVQFFWVNSDINMLLTGSKAVVTEMRKNCNQ; this comes from the coding sequence ATGGACATAAAAAACCTTAGAAAAAATCTACAACAAGGTAAAATCGTTGTAGGAAGTGAAGTTAACGAAGTTCGCTCCCCAGCCATTGCCGAAATATATGCAGCCGCTGGGTTGGATTTTATTGTCGTTGATATGGAACATACTTCATTTACAATTTCAGAAGCTTCTCAAATATATCGAATGGCAAGAAATTGTGGTATTGCTCCAATAGTTCGTATTCCAGCCATCGATTATGAAGTAATTTGCCGAAATCTTGACCAAGGCGCTCGAGGGATCGTCGTTCCTCGAATTACTTCTGCCGAAGAAGTCCTTCAAGTCATTGAAATGATGAAATATCCTCCTAAAGGGAAAAGAGGTCTTTACCCGGGAGGAACTGCCACTGGCTATTGTCCAACTTCTCCAGCTGACTTTATTCAAGATCAAAATGATACGACTTTGCTCATTGTTCAAATTGAAAACCAGCAAGCGGTTCAGAACCTCGACAGCATTCTTTCCATCCCTGAAATCGATGTGATTCTAATCGGCCCGGCCGATCTTTCTCTTTCAATAGGTCATCCCTGTGAATTCATCCATGAAGACGTCCTTTTATTAATTAGAAAGGTGATTCAAAGGTGTCGGGATTTTAAAATTCCTTCTGGCGTTGCTTATGCCAACCCTAGTTTAGCAAGAAGTTGGATATCGGAAGGAGTGCAATTTTTCTGGGTTAACAGCGACATTAACATGCTTTTAACTGGATCCAAGGCAGTAGTGACGGAAATGCGTAAAAACTGTAATCAATGA
- a CDS encoding DUF5320 domain-containing protein: MPRGDGTGPMGMGPMTGRAAGYCAGYDVPGYMNPAFGRFGFGRGWFGRGGGRGWRNWYYATGLPGWSRAQYYNPPFAPAWGNVPPPTNPQEEAEVLKEQAEFLKQQLEEIDKRIGELQKSQPKENS; this comes from the coding sequence ATGCCAAGAGGAGATGGAACCGGACCAATGGGCATGGGGCCCATGACGGGGAGAGCAGCTGGATATTGTGCTGGTTATGATGTACCAGGATACATGAATCCAGCGTTTGGAAGATTTGGGTTTGGACGTGGTTGGTTTGGCCGAGGAGGCGGTCGTGGTTGGAGAAACTGGTACTATGCAACCGGACTTCCCGGATGGTCAAGAGCCCAATATTATAATCCGCCATTTGCGCCTGCTTGGGGAAATGTTCCGCCGCCAACAAATCCACAGGAAGAAGCAGAAGTATTAAAAGAACAGGCTGAATTTCTCAAGCAACAACTGGAGGAAATCGACAAGCGGATTGGAGAACTTCAAAAAAGCCAACCAAAAGAAAATTCGTAG
- a CDS encoding P-loop NTPase, translating into MKIAVASGKGGTGKTLIATSLAQTISRSKSVIFLDADVEAPNAHFFLKPDFFENQTVTSFTPLVIEDRCDGCGKCVEFCAYNALALVNKKILFFPELCHSCQGCRVVCPQAAIEKDQTIKGTIEKGKTSDGIDFRRGILNIGEPRSPVIINVLKKNLPQESNQVIIIDCPPGTGCALVAAVEDTDYCLLVTEPTPFGFSDLKMAVAVIEELHIPFGVIINKHGLDGNKTEVFCREKGIEILGRIPFEKSIGEKYAQGMTLIDGENNYAQELLAIFKRIETKN; encoded by the coding sequence ATGAAAATTGCGGTAGCCAGCGGAAAAGGAGGAACCGGCAAAACACTAATCGCGACGAGTTTGGCACAAACTATTTCGCGATCAAAGTCGGTAATATTTCTTGATGCAGACGTAGAAGCACCAAACGCTCATTTTTTTTTAAAACCCGACTTTTTTGAGAACCAAACCGTAACCTCGTTTACTCCTTTGGTGATAGAAGATCGATGTGATGGTTGTGGAAAATGTGTTGAATTTTGTGCCTATAATGCGTTGGCTTTAGTGAACAAGAAAATACTTTTTTTCCCGGAGCTTTGTCATAGCTGTCAAGGATGTCGGGTGGTTTGCCCACAGGCAGCCATTGAAAAGGATCAAACGATAAAAGGTACAATAGAAAAGGGGAAGACTTCGGATGGTATTGATTTTAGACGAGGAATTCTGAATATTGGGGAGCCGAGATCTCCTGTGATTATTAATGTTTTAAAAAAGAATCTTCCCCAAGAGTCGAATCAAGTTATTATTATTGATTGTCCACCTGGAACAGGTTGTGCACTCGTAGCAGCGGTTGAAGATACTGACTATTGTTTATTGGTTACTGAGCCAACACCTTTTGGTTTCTCAGACCTTAAAATGGCAGTTGCCGTTATCGAAGAACTTCATATTCCATTTGGGGTTATCATCAATAAACATGGTTTAGACGGAAATAAAACCGAAGTTTTTTGTCGGGAAAAAGGTATTGAAATTTTAGGGAGAATACCATTTGAAAAGTCGATTGGAGAAAAATACGCTCAAGGCATGACCCTTATAGATGGAGAAAACAATTATGCTCAAGAGCTTTTAGCGATTTTTAAAAGAATAGAAACCAAGAATTAG
- a CDS encoding MBL fold metallo-hydrolase: protein MQHPFFTMTILYDNQTTRDDLLSSHGFSCLVENHEGRRVLFDTGESGPLLLQNMKQLNIDPSTIEKVILSHEHYDHVGGAKTMVSFRNDLEILILPSFTTAFRENFPAPRLLLKEVTKGMEILPGLFSTGEIKGIIPEQGLAARGREKALFIGGCCHPGLEKMISTAIDVTGQTIGAALGGFHLCHSDDDEIQSIFQNLKKMGVEKIAPCHCTGFAGIDLAHEIYGTNCIHAGVGTIVEWF, encoded by the coding sequence ATGCAACATCCATTCTTTACTATGACAATTTTATATGACAATCAAACAACCCGAGACGACCTCCTTTCTTCCCACGGCTTTTCTTGCCTAGTTGAAAATCATGAAGGGAGAAGAGTACTTTTTGATACCGGAGAAAGTGGTCCTCTCTTGCTTCAAAACATGAAACAGTTAAATATAGATCCATCAACCATTGAAAAGGTAATTCTTTCTCATGAACATTATGACCATGTTGGTGGAGCGAAGACAATGGTATCTTTTCGAAATGATTTGGAGATTTTAATCCTTCCTTCTTTTACCACAGCTTTTCGAGAAAATTTTCCTGCTCCGAGGTTATTATTAAAAGAGGTAACCAAAGGAATGGAGATTCTTCCCGGGCTTTTTTCTACTGGTGAAATCAAAGGTATTATTCCTGAGCAAGGGTTAGCTGCTCGAGGTAGGGAGAAGGCTCTTTTTATCGGAGGATGTTGTCATCCGGGATTGGAAAAAATGATATCAACTGCAATAGATGTTACAGGTCAAACCATTGGTGCGGCTTTGGGCGGATTTCATCTTTGCCATAGCGATGATGATGAGATACAATCAATTTTTCAAAACTTGAAAAAAATGGGAGTAGAAAAGATTGCTCCTTGTCATTGTACTGGTTTTGCTGGTATTGACCTTGCTCATGAGATCTATGGAACCAATTGTATTCATGCGGGAGTTGGGACTATAGTTGAATGGTTTTAA
- a CDS encoding NifB/NifX family molybdenum-iron cluster-binding protein codes for MIRIAISTDGNQVSPHFGRCATYTIIDLEDGKVIAQEVIENPGHEPGFLPQYLRKGGVNAIVAGGMGPRAQNLFQEVGIDVYLGAEGPIDEVIKKLQKGTLIAGESTCTHEQDSGNGDCDHHHD; via the coding sequence ATGATAAGGATTGCTATATCAACCGATGGAAACCAGGTATCACCGCATTTTGGTCGTTGCGCAACCTATACCATTATTGATTTAGAAGATGGAAAAGTCATAGCTCAAGAAGTTATTGAGAATCCCGGTCATGAACCAGGATTTCTACCTCAATATCTTCGCAAAGGCGGAGTTAATGCGATCGTAGCTGGAGGTATGGGTCCTCGGGCACAAAATCTTTTTCAAGAAGTAGGAATTGATGTCTATCTTGGAGCAGAAGGACCAATTGATGAAGTTATAAAAAAGTTACAGAAAGGGACTCTCATTGCTGGTGAAAGTACATGTACCCATGAACAAGACTCAGGGAATGGAGATTGTGATCATCACCACGATTAA
- a CDS encoding alpha-ketoacid dehydrogenase subunit beta, with the protein MREITFSQALNEALREEMIRDEKVFLMGEDIGLHGGAFGVTKNLVKEFGSERVRNSPLSEAGIAGIAVGAALLDMKPVVEFMFIDFTTIAMDQIINQAAKIRYMTGGQAKVPAVFRTQGGGGTGSAAQHSQSLENLFCYIPGLMVVMPSTPYNAKGLLKSSIRNPNPVVFIEHKLLYSKKGDVPEEEYLLPLGKANLMKKGRDITFISYSRMVHVALDAADQLAQEGIDVEVIDLQTLSPIDKETIFQSVQKTGKCLTIEEDCKSSGFGAEVAASIGEECFDYLDAPVRRIAAADVPVPFAASLESEALPDVDRIIRTTKMMNS; encoded by the coding sequence ATGAGAGAAATTACCTTTTCGCAAGCATTGAATGAAGCGCTTCGTGAAGAAATGATTCGTGATGAAAAAGTGTTTCTTATGGGCGAAGATATTGGTTTGCACGGTGGGGCTTTTGGAGTAACCAAAAACTTAGTAAAAGAATTTGGTTCTGAAAGGGTGAGAAATAGTCCACTTTCCGAAGCCGGAATAGCTGGAATTGCTGTTGGAGCAGCTTTGTTAGATATGAAACCCGTTGTAGAGTTTATGTTTATAGATTTTACAACGATTGCAATGGATCAAATTATCAATCAAGCTGCGAAAATCAGATATATGACCGGTGGGCAGGCAAAAGTACCAGCAGTATTTCGAACTCAGGGAGGAGGGGGAACTGGTAGCGCAGCACAACATTCACAAAGCCTTGAGAATTTATTTTGTTATATTCCCGGCTTAATGGTTGTAATGCCTTCAACCCCTTATAATGCCAAAGGGTTACTCAAATCTTCAATTCGGAATCCGAATCCGGTTGTTTTTATTGAACATAAATTACTTTATTCGAAAAAAGGAGATGTACCCGAAGAGGAATATCTTTTGCCCTTAGGAAAAGCTAACCTGATGAAAAAAGGCCGGGATATAACTTTCATATCCTACTCGAGAATGGTTCATGTTGCTCTTGATGCAGCCGATCAGCTTGCTCAGGAAGGGATTGATGTCGAGGTTATTGACCTGCAGACCCTTTCTCCAATTGATAAAGAGACAATTTTTCAATCAGTTCAGAAAACAGGAAAGTGTCTAACAATTGAAGAGGACTGCAAGAGCTCGGGTTTTGGAGCCGAAGTCGCAGCTTCGATTGGGGAAGAATGTTTTGATTATTTGGATGCTCCGGTTCGGAGAATTGCTGCTGCAGATGTCCCAGTTCCTTTTGCAGCTTCTCTTGAATCTGAAGCCCTCCCCGATGTGGACAGGATAATCAGGACTACAAAAATGATGAACTCTTAA
- a CDS encoding ATP-binding protein, which yields MKQIAILSGKGGTGKTSVTASLASLAKKRAVLVDADVDAPNLALVADPEQFFHQSFVSSKKALVHPDRCQQCLACLGPCQFDAISLSLDYPYVDPIKCEGCGLCAYLCLVEAITMEPHTSGYLSASITRWKNNLYHGRLLPGGENSGKMVTAIREKAEQYAKEKGVEFILIDGAPGIGCPVIASITGCDLALLVTEPTLSGIHDLGRIWALAKHFQIEAWVVVNKSDLSLENTNKIKKFCQDNNLPLVAEIPFSDDVVKSMTIGLSTYEYNPNSIFSQQILNIWNQLVNFFQTVNSRTE from the coding sequence ATGAAACAAATTGCGATATTGAGTGGGAAGGGTGGCACCGGTAAGACATCAGTAACCGCCTCATTAGCATCATTGGCAAAAAAGAGAGCGGTTCTCGTCGATGCCGATGTTGATGCTCCTAACTTAGCATTAGTTGCTGATCCTGAACAATTTTTTCATCAATCTTTTGTTTCAAGCAAAAAAGCTCTGGTTCATCCCGATCGATGCCAGCAGTGTTTAGCTTGTTTGGGTCCCTGTCAATTTGATGCCATATCTCTATCTTTAGATTACCCATATGTCGATCCTATTAAGTGTGAAGGATGTGGGCTTTGTGCCTACCTTTGTTTGGTTGAAGCCATTACCATGGAACCTCATACCAGTGGCTATCTATCGGCATCGATAACCCGGTGGAAAAACAACCTTTATCATGGGAGATTGCTACCCGGTGGAGAAAACTCCGGAAAGATGGTTACAGCAATTCGTGAAAAAGCTGAACAATATGCCAAAGAAAAAGGGGTTGAATTTATATTAATCGATGGTGCACCCGGCATTGGATGTCCAGTCATTGCTAGCATCACCGGTTGTGATTTAGCTCTTTTAGTGACCGAACCCACTTTAAGCGGAATTCATGATTTGGGAAGAATATGGGCATTAGCTAAACATTTCCAGATAGAAGCATGGGTAGTGGTGAATAAATCTGATTTAAGCTTAGAAAATACCAATAAAATTAAGAAATTTTGCCAGGATAATAACCTTCCTTTAGTAGCTGAAATCCCCTTTAGTGATGATGTTGTAAAGTCAATGACTATTGGTTTATCTACTTATGAATATAATCCAAATAGTATTTTTTCTCAGCAGATATTGAACATATGGAATCAGTTAGTAAATTTTTTCCAGACAGTCAATTCCCGAACGGAGTGA
- a CDS encoding carbohydrate ABC transporter permease: protein MQEKLKRSTPIPMKVILYLVMIVLILIALAPTLWMVSTSLKPKWEVFESQVRWIPNTLTLDNYKRAFELLPLFNWLNNSAVTAVFTLVLTLFCDILIAYAFAKMEFKGKNFLFALVLITIMVPIYSTAVPMYKLTRWMNLIDTKTGIILPQAAEAIGVFLLTQFFRSIPRELNEAAKIDGASQWTTIWKVVVPLSIPAITVLVILTLANSWNNFFWPLVIAQSNSSITLPVGLSSVMSGVSEGAEAREYGLIMATSIIASLPTIIAFLFLQRKFIEGISMTGIKG from the coding sequence TTGCAGGAAAAGCTTAAAAGATCTACGCCGATACCGATGAAAGTAATTCTCTATTTGGTCATGATTGTTTTAATTCTTATTGCTCTGGCTCCCACTTTGTGGATGGTTTCAACATCCCTAAAGCCCAAATGGGAGGTATTTGAAAGCCAAGTACGTTGGATTCCAAATACATTAACCCTTGACAATTATAAACGTGCTTTTGAGTTATTGCCTTTGTTTAATTGGTTGAATAACAGCGCAGTAACGGCGGTCTTTACTCTTGTTCTAACTTTATTTTGTGATATCCTCATTGCTTATGCCTTTGCCAAAATGGAATTTAAAGGGAAAAATTTCCTTTTTGCTCTGGTTCTTATTACCATAATGGTTCCCATTTATTCAACAGCCGTTCCTATGTATAAGTTAACCCGTTGGATGAATCTCATCGATACCAAAACCGGGATTATCCTTCCTCAAGCAGCCGAAGCCATAGGGGTATTTTTGCTTACCCAGTTTTTTAGAAGTATCCCAAGAGAGCTGAACGAAGCTGCCAAAATTGATGGAGCTAGTCAATGGACTACGATCTGGAAGGTTGTTGTTCCTCTCTCAATACCGGCAATAACCGTGCTGGTTATTTTAACTTTAGCCAATTCTTGGAATAATTTTTTCTGGCCTTTGGTTATTGCCCAAAGTAATAGCTCGATAACTTTGCCGGTCGGGTTATCGAGTGTTATGTCGGGAGTGAGCGAGGGAGCGGAGGCAAGAGAGTATGGTTTAATCATGGCAACATCTATTATCGCATCTTTACCGACTATTATTGCCTTTTTATTTTTGCAAAGGAAATTTATAGAAGGAATATCGATGACAGGCATTAAAGGATAG
- a CDS encoding NifB/NifX family molybdenum-iron cluster-binding protein encodes MKIVITSQGKTLKDDLDPRFGRCQYFLIVDDETNEVEAIPNPQISAGGGAGIQTAQFMVDRGVKAILTGNMGPNASKVLNEAGIKVYINNSGTGESALNDFKNGKLTPTTQANVSSHFGLK; translated from the coding sequence ATGAAAATCGTAATTACTTCGCAAGGAAAGACTCTTAAAGATGACCTCGATCCCAGATTTGGCCGATGCCAGTATTTTTTAATTGTCGATGATGAAACAAATGAGGTAGAAGCCATTCCCAATCCGCAGATTTCGGCGGGAGGTGGAGCTGGAATTCAAACCGCTCAGTTTATGGTTGATCGAGGAGTTAAAGCAATCCTAACAGGAAATATGGGTCCCAATGCCTCAAAAGTATTGAATGAGGCAGGAATTAAAGTCTATATTAATAATAGCGGGACGGGAGAATCGGCACTTAATGATTTTAAAAATGGGAAGTTGACTCCTACAACTCAAGCGAATGTTTCTTCTCATTTTGGTTTGAAATAG
- a CDS encoding DUF5320 domain-containing protein — MPGLDGTGPLGLGPMTGWGRGYCVTSLGPHLNQFWLRGSPRYFGGRFLGRFGRGRGRGWRHLYYATGIPGWARAQYGYPLIGPMGYYYSPRGYYC; from the coding sequence ATGCCCGGACTTGATGGCACCGGACCTTTAGGTTTAGGACCGATGACTGGATGGGGAAGAGGTTATTGTGTAACCTCTCTTGGTCCTCATCTTAACCAGTTTTGGTTAAGAGGTTCACCGAGGTATTTCGGTGGACGTTTTCTGGGTCGGTTTGGTAGGGGGAGAGGTCGTGGGTGGCGACATTTGTATTACGCTACCGGGATTCCCGGATGGGCAAGAGCCCAGTACGGCTATCCTTTAATAGGACCAATGGGATATTATTACTCACCGAGAGGCTATTATTGTTGA
- a CDS encoding Fur family transcriptional regulator, with product MRKCWWRGKFEGAGLRLTSPRLAIIDILSKTTKHPSAEDIYLTLRQKYNNDNIGLTTVYRTLEILVNMGIVYKFDFGDGRTRYELSEGPDGFHHHHHLVCTECGRIIDYTDFIDEEKELLDRTEKGLAEKYHFQIHKHLIQFYGLCENCQLNKS from the coding sequence ATGCGTAAATGCTGGTGGCGAGGGAAATTTGAAGGAGCAGGCTTACGGTTAACGTCGCCTCGCCTAGCAATTATCGATATTCTCAGTAAAACAACGAAACATCCCAGTGCTGAGGACATTTATCTAACCCTGCGACAAAAGTATAACAATGATAATATTGGACTCACTACGGTCTATCGAACCTTAGAAATTTTAGTCAATATGGGGATTGTCTATAAATTTGATTTTGGTGACGGTCGAACACGATACGAGCTTTCGGAAGGACCGGATGGTTTTCATCATCATCATCATTTGGTTTGTACCGAATGTGGTCGAATTATAGATTATACAGATTTTATTGATGAAGAAAAAGAATTGCTGGATCGAACTGAAAAAGGGCTTGCTGAGAAATATCATTTCCAGATTCATAAACACCTTATTCAGTTTTATGGCTTATGTGAAAACTGTCAGTTGAATAAATCATAG